From the Paenibacillus sp. FSL H8-0548 genome, one window contains:
- a CDS encoding response regulator — protein sequence MMYKLMIVDDEPLFTDGLAECLRDMRDPEWEIIKAYHAQEALQYMERTPADIMLLDIRMPGMTGLELHRQIQVRWPRCKVIYLTGNDEFSYVQEALRQGGVEYILKTEGDEVIMEALQKAAYELQAELQKEQWVEEARERWFQAKASLRKSLLMDAVNGYSEEEGQLAISFEELDIPLRADLPVLIVLGKVDHWPSKIKTTDCNLFLFAIQNIAQDLLCQSTNVFSVDSDRSHILWFLQPKDLNISHERLIYYTEGIMGQVQEKCKTLLQLDISLVMSDSIVPFGEIDMQYHRLKNVMFRHFGLQRQIFVTDRKHPQEEECSEKTLPGKRITGLKYALEHNQKHEFLQQVMQLADLSTPLQTDTEWQQAEVYFELVSLALATIQKLDMKYEVESRFDLSSILKGVYSLKWDVFLHEYRDIMAYIFDSRTQEWELQNTDLVLQIKKFIDENLHLDLSLTKIAEHVAYHPAYLSRLYKQLAGKNLSDAITEMRIKRAEQLLLDTSLKVHEIGKAIGFESPRYFTKFFKMNNGFTPQEFRERYIK from the coding sequence ATGATGTATAAATTAATGATTGTGGATGACGAGCCATTGTTCACGGATGGTTTGGCCGAATGCTTGCGGGACATGCGTGACCCGGAATGGGAAATAATAAAGGCTTATCACGCTCAAGAGGCTTTGCAGTACATGGAGAGAACGCCAGCGGATATTATGCTGCTGGATATTCGTATGCCAGGAATGACAGGATTGGAGCTTCATCGGCAAATTCAAGTGCGCTGGCCGAGATGCAAGGTGATTTACTTAACCGGCAATGACGAATTTAGTTATGTGCAGGAAGCGCTGCGGCAAGGCGGGGTAGAGTACATTTTAAAGACCGAGGGTGACGAAGTTATCATGGAAGCTTTGCAGAAAGCTGCCTATGAACTGCAAGCGGAGCTGCAAAAGGAGCAATGGGTGGAGGAAGCAAGAGAACGATGGTTTCAGGCCAAGGCCTCACTTCGTAAATCTTTGTTAATGGATGCGGTTAATGGATATTCCGAGGAAGAGGGACAGCTTGCTATTTCGTTCGAGGAGCTTGATATTCCGCTGCGAGCCGATCTACCAGTACTTATCGTATTGGGAAAAGTTGATCATTGGCCGTCAAAAATCAAAACCACGGATTGTAACTTGTTTTTATTCGCCATTCAAAATATTGCGCAGGATTTGCTCTGTCAATCTACAAATGTTTTCTCAGTTGACAGTGACCGATCACATATCCTTTGGTTTCTTCAACCGAAAGATTTGAATATCTCGCATGAACGCTTAATCTATTACACCGAGGGCATAATGGGGCAAGTGCAGGAGAAATGCAAGACACTGCTTCAATTGGATATTTCTCTGGTGATGAGTGACAGCATTGTTCCGTTCGGAGAAATCGATATGCAATACCATCGTCTAAAAAACGTAATGTTTCGACATTTTGGACTGCAGCGCCAAATTTTTGTTACTGACCGCAAGCATCCACAGGAAGAGGAATGCTCGGAGAAAACGCTGCCTGGCAAGAGAATAACGGGTTTGAAGTATGCGCTCGAGCACAATCAAAAACATGAATTTCTGCAGCAAGTTATGCAATTAGCCGACTTATCCACGCCTCTTCAGACGGATACGGAATGGCAACAAGCCGAAGTGTATTTCGAGCTGGTTTCCCTTGCATTAGCAACGATCCAGAAACTGGATATGAAATATGAAGTGGAGTCCAGATTTGACCTGTCTTCCATTCTTAAAGGCGTTTATAGCTTGAAATGGGATGTTTTTCTTCATGAGTATCGTGATATTATGGCCTATATTTTTGACAGCCGTACACAAGAATGGGAGCTTCAAAATACAGATTTGGTCTTGCAAATTAAGAAGTTTATTGATGAAAATCTTCATTTGGATCTTTCCTTGACTAAAATCGCTGAGCACGTAGCCTATCATCCTGCTTATTTGTCACGCTTGTACAAGCAGTTAGCCGGGAAAAACTTATCGGATGCCATAACAGAAATGCGCATAAAACGCGCAGAACAATTGCTGCTGGATACGTCCTTGAAAGTGCATGAAATCGGAAAGGCTATCGGTTTTGAATCGCCGCGATATTTCACCAAGTTCTTCAAGATGAATAACGGGTTTACCCCGCAGGAATTTAGAGAGCGCTACATCAAATAA
- a CDS encoding extracellular solute-binding protein, giving the protein MRTNRWVIMVLLAVSLVVSACGNGNNTNNEGSTESKGNNTGTNQNGSGEQAGLIEVHAATHSEQNWRFPEGDSFEDNAWTRGYEKELGIKLVYDWTTASGNYFNKMNISIASSDLPDIFVVNGAQLMRLAEAGQLADLTEVYGEYATPFTKELTEGDGGLGLGAATYEGKLIGLPKLSSTIYSLPMVWLRTDWMDKLGLPEPKSMQDIIAISEAFANEDPDGNGKADTFGLPLNKDLYGGIASLNGFFNSFHAYPQTWIEDSTGKTVYGSTLPEMRTALEELKKMYEKGLIDPEFGVKDTDKVIDDFVNNKFGMVFGHNWVPLNFIDMKKKNPEADWKAYPLLSVDDQTALGSVGFPASEFTVVRKGFKNPEAVVKMLNFYQEKRYGATKDEAVYNPNDANGDQTHVYTSAFVMSDKANNVTISDLKNLAEAVTKEDKSILTDYIPEYSKMVEFKNNNDLSGWASTRQGGPEDSGFSILIKSYDSNAYVSTKFGGQTDTMSSKWSTLDKLEKETFTKIILGFADISAFDEYVNKWNALGGEQITKEINAELSSQK; this is encoded by the coding sequence ATGAGAACAAACAGATGGGTCATTATGGTATTGTTAGCAGTTTCGTTGGTTGTATCCGCATGTGGAAACGGCAATAATACGAACAACGAAGGTTCTACCGAATCGAAAGGCAACAACACGGGAACGAATCAGAACGGTTCAGGAGAACAAGCGGGATTGATTGAGGTGCATGCAGCCACCCATTCGGAACAAAATTGGAGATTTCCGGAAGGGGACAGCTTCGAAGACAATGCTTGGACCAGAGGGTATGAGAAAGAGCTGGGTATCAAGCTCGTTTACGATTGGACGACAGCATCAGGCAACTATTTTAACAAAATGAATATTTCTATTGCTTCTAGTGACTTGCCGGATATATTCGTGGTCAACGGAGCCCAATTAATGCGTTTGGCTGAGGCAGGACAGCTTGCAGACCTGACTGAGGTTTATGGTGAATACGCGACGCCTTTCACGAAAGAACTGACGGAAGGAGATGGAGGCCTTGGCTTGGGAGCTGCTACCTATGAGGGGAAGCTCATTGGTCTGCCTAAACTTTCATCAACGATTTATAGTCTGCCGATGGTATGGCTGCGGACGGATTGGATGGACAAATTGGGACTGCCGGAACCGAAAAGCATGCAGGACATCATTGCGATTTCAGAGGCATTCGCTAATGAAGACCCGGACGGAAACGGAAAGGCTGACACGTTTGGACTTCCGCTAAACAAGGATCTCTATGGCGGTATCGCTTCTTTAAACGGGTTTTTTAATAGCTTTCATGCATATCCGCAAACTTGGATCGAAGACAGTACAGGAAAAACGGTTTATGGCAGTACACTTCCTGAGATGAGAACTGCGTTGGAAGAATTGAAGAAAATGTATGAGAAGGGCTTAATTGACCCCGAATTTGGTGTAAAAGACACAGATAAGGTTATCGATGATTTCGTAAATAATAAATTCGGCATGGTTTTTGGACACAATTGGGTACCGCTCAACTTCATTGACATGAAGAAAAAGAATCCGGAAGCCGATTGGAAAGCTTATCCGCTTCTTTCCGTTGATGATCAAACGGCGCTTGGCAGTGTGGGTTTCCCTGCATCGGAATTCACGGTAGTCCGCAAAGGCTTCAAAAATCCTGAAGCAGTGGTCAAGATGCTCAATTTCTATCAGGAAAAGCGTTATGGGGCGACTAAGGATGAAGCTGTATACAATCCAAACGATGCTAACGGCGATCAGACTCACGTTTACACATCTGCTTTTGTCATGTCGGATAAAGCCAATAATGTGACGATCTCCGATCTTAAAAATTTGGCTGAGGCAGTAACGAAAGAGGATAAAAGCATTTTGACCGATTACATTCCGGAGTATAGCAAGATGGTTGAATTTAAAAACAATAACGACCTCTCCGGTTGGGCATCCACGCGCCAGGGTGGTCCTGAAGATTCTGGATTCTCCATCTTAATTAAATCCTATGACTCTAATGCTTACGTTTCTACTAAATTCGGAGGCCAAACCGATACCATGTCCTCGAAATGGAGCACGCTGGATAAGCTTGAGAAAGAAACATTTACGAAAATCATTCTCGGGTTCGCAGACATATCCGCATTTGACGAATACGTTAATAAGTGGAATGCGCTTGGAGGAGAGCAAATAACGAAAGAAATTAACGCTGAGCTCTCTTCGCAGAAATAG
- a CDS encoding ABC transporter permease subunit: protein MNTIVNRRWKRQWPLYAMLIPAVILVIIYSYIPLAGGVIAFQDFKPSKGWFGSEWVGLNQFRYVFELPDIWKVVRNTIWISLLKMLANLVVPIVFALLLNEIGKSFMKRSLQTLIYLPHFLSWVILGGILIDILSPSEGIVNHFIQWLGFKPIFFLGNNSWFPSVLVLSDTWKEFGFGTIIYLAALTGINPALYEAAVIDGASRFKQMLHVTLPGMIPIIVLMATLSLGNVLNAGFDQVFNLYNPQVYESGDVLDTLVYRMGLEDAQYSVATAIGLIKSIVSFIFISVSYWLAYRLANYRIF, encoded by the coding sequence ATGAATACAATCGTGAACCGCAGGTGGAAGCGGCAGTGGCCCTTGTATGCCATGCTTATCCCAGCAGTCATACTCGTAATTATATACAGTTATATTCCGTTAGCAGGCGGAGTCATTGCGTTTCAGGATTTTAAGCCCTCCAAGGGTTGGTTTGGATCAGAGTGGGTGGGGCTTAATCAATTCCGTTATGTGTTCGAGCTCCCGGATATCTGGAAGGTTGTGCGCAATACGATTTGGATCTCTTTATTGAAAATGCTAGCCAATTTGGTTGTTCCCATCGTATTTGCCCTGCTGCTTAATGAGATTGGAAAATCGTTTATGAAGCGCTCGCTTCAAACTTTAATTTATTTACCGCATTTTTTATCCTGGGTAATTCTCGGAGGCATTTTAATTGATATTTTATCGCCATCCGAAGGGATTGTTAATCATTTCATCCAATGGCTAGGCTTCAAGCCGATTTTTTTTCTGGGGAATAATAGCTGGTTTCCCTCTGTTCTAGTTCTGTCCGATACATGGAAAGAGTTTGGCTTTGGCACGATTATTTATTTGGCTGCTTTGACAGGGATCAATCCTGCTTTATATGAAGCAGCCGTAATCGACGGGGCCAGTCGTTTTAAGCAGATGCTGCATGTGACGCTTCCGGGAATGATTCCAATTATCGTTCTTATGGCTACATTGAGCCTGGGAAATGTGTTGAATGCTGGTTTCGATCAAGTATTTAATCTTTATAATCCTCAGGTTTATGAGAGCGGAGATGTCTTAGATACGTTGGTCTATCGTATGGGCCTGGAGGATGCTCAATATAGTGTTGCAACTGCAATAGGGCTAATAAAATCGATTGTATCGTTTATTTTTATATCCGTTTCGTATTGGCTGGCATACCGGTTGGCTAATTATAGAATCTTCTAG